A single region of the Prevotella sp. HUN102 genome encodes:
- a CDS encoding response regulator transcription factor: MPHGQMPKMTSGRPKIAIVDANTLAVLGLKNILQNVMPIMTVDTFASFEEFSGVSPDTYFHYFVSQPIVLENRSFFSGRIQKTIVLTISKDPNAQLSGFHSFCINVSEDELVRDILKIAQFGHAGGKNLPDMPQILKKKILSDREIEVLSLIVQGFINKEIATKLSISLTTVITHRKNIMEKLGMKSVSALTIYAVMHGYVDINKI; the protein is encoded by the coding sequence ATGCCACACGGTCAGATGCCGAAAATGACGTCCGGTCGTCCGAAAATAGCTATTGTTGATGCAAATACATTGGCTGTTTTGGGATTGAAGAATATATTGCAGAATGTTATGCCGATTATGACAGTCGATACTTTTGCATCATTTGAGGAATTTTCAGGGGTTTCGCCTGATACATATTTCCATTATTTTGTTTCCCAGCCCATTGTTCTGGAGAACAGAAGTTTCTTCAGCGGCAGGATTCAGAAAACCATTGTGCTGACTATTTCCAAGGATCCTAATGCGCAGTTGTCGGGATTTCACAGTTTCTGTATCAATGTATCGGAAGACGAATTGGTAAGAGATATTCTGAAAATAGCACAATTTGGGCATGCGGGAGGCAAGAACTTGCCTGATATGCCGCAGATACTGAAAAAGAAAATACTCAGCGATCGTGAGATAGAAGTGCTTTCGCTGATTGTTCAGGGCTTTATCAATAAAGAGATTGCAACCAAACTTTCCATTAGTCTTACCACGGTAATTACACACAGAAAGAACATAATGGAGAAGTTGGGAATGAAGAGTGTGTCGGCTCTTACCATCTATGCCGTGATGCACGGATATGTGGATATCAACAAGATATAA
- the cls gene encoding cardiolipin synthase, translating to MTVGCTDIEVGSDSLIVQQLRKKGVKFSSNNSVTLLTSGQEKFDDLFKAIDQARSSIHLEYFNFRNDSINDEFIKHLAAKAKEGVEVRAIFDGFGNASNNQPMKKKHLRAIREKGIQIYEFKPLEFPWIHDIFNRDHRKIVIIDGKVGYTGGMNVADYYIKGTEAVGSWHDMHCRIEGDEVNTLQKIFINMWWKVAGERIEGPQYYRGISNADYIKGLKPDTCTSSGKQMVGIINREPQISNEIIRYFYINAINDAKDSIKIINPYFTLNRKLKQALRNAVKRGVKVDIMLSIKSDIPLTPDCGFYNAHQLMKAGCNIWMFKPGFHHTKIILVDGKFCTVGSANLNARSLRWDRELNAVIIDKETTKELDTLFTSQLKDCFKLTEESWDNWRTPWQKLRGWFAHLLAPLL from the coding sequence TTGACTGTTGGATGTACGGATATAGAAGTTGGCTCCGACTCATTAATCGTGCAACAGCTACGCAAGAAGGGAGTAAAATTCTCTTCAAATAACTCCGTAACATTGCTTACAAGCGGACAAGAGAAATTCGACGACCTATTCAAAGCCATAGATCAGGCGCGTTCGAGCATCCATCTGGAGTATTTCAACTTCAGAAACGACTCCATCAACGACGAATTTATCAAGCACTTGGCTGCCAAAGCAAAGGAAGGCGTGGAGGTACGAGCCATATTTGATGGCTTCGGAAACGCCAGCAACAACCAACCGATGAAGAAAAAGCATCTTCGCGCTATCAGGGAAAAGGGCATTCAAATCTATGAATTCAAGCCATTGGAATTTCCGTGGATACACGATATATTCAACAGAGACCATCGTAAGATTGTCATTATAGACGGAAAGGTGGGCTATACGGGAGGAATGAACGTGGCCGACTATTATATCAAAGGCACGGAAGCCGTTGGTTCGTGGCACGATATGCACTGCCGAATAGAAGGAGACGAAGTAAATACCTTGCAAAAAATCTTCATCAATATGTGGTGGAAGGTTGCAGGAGAGAGGATTGAAGGACCACAGTATTACAGGGGTATATCGAATGCCGATTATATAAAAGGTTTGAAACCTGACACTTGCACGAGTTCGGGCAAGCAAATGGTGGGCATCATCAATCGAGAGCCACAGATTTCAAACGAAATCATCCGTTATTTCTACATAAACGCCATTAACGATGCGAAGGACAGCATCAAAATCATCAATCCCTATTTCACGCTTAACCGTAAACTGAAGCAAGCTCTTCGGAATGCCGTAAAGCGTGGTGTGAAGGTGGACATTATGCTTAGCATAAAGAGCGACATTCCTCTTACGCCCGACTGTGGTTTCTACAATGCGCACCAACTGATGAAGGCAGGCTGCAACATCTGGATGTTCAAACCGGGCTTCCATCATACAAAAATCATATTGGTGGATGGGAAATTCTGTACTGTTGGTTCGGCAAATCTCAATGCGAGAAGCCTAAGATGGGACCGCGAACTGAATGCCGTAATCATAGATAAGGAAACAACAAAGGAACTGGATACGCTGTTTACGAGTCAGTTGAAAGACTGTTTCAAACTGACAGAAGAAAGTTGGGACAACTGGAGAACTCCTTGGCAGAAGCTAAGAGGATGGTTTGCCCACCTTCTTGCTCCTCTTTTGTAA
- a CDS encoding SIS domain-containing protein: MNCEERLKCVRDYAIQCITEETKSTLALIDQLDENFDKAIDLMFHCKGKIIVTGVGKSGNIGAKIAATLSSTGTPAFFVNPLDVYHGDLGVMTKDDVVLALSNSGQTDELLRFIPMVLHMDIPIIGMSANPKSLLAKYSTAHIKVWVEKEACPLNLAPTSSTTAALVMGDALAIALMQVRNFKPRDFAQFHPGGELGKRLLTTAQDVMRSEELPIVPKEMHLGQAIILVSKGKLGLGVSIENDQVIGLITDGDIRRAMEKWQAEFFDHTVSDIMTRNPKMVLPSTKIADIQKIMQDNKVHTVLVCDENKKLLGVVDHYSCMF, translated from the coding sequence ATGAACTGCGAAGAACGACTGAAATGTGTCCGCGACTACGCCATTCAGTGTATTACTGAAGAAACGAAGTCTACATTGGCCTTGATTGATCAATTGGATGAAAACTTTGACAAGGCTATCGATTTGATGTTCCACTGCAAAGGAAAAATCATTGTAACCGGTGTTGGCAAAAGCGGAAACATTGGTGCTAAGATAGCGGCAACGCTTTCATCTACCGGAACACCGGCTTTTTTTGTGAATCCTCTGGACGTTTATCACGGCGATTTGGGTGTAATGACTAAGGACGATGTGGTGCTTGCATTGTCAAATTCAGGTCAGACCGATGAATTGCTGCGTTTCATCCCGATGGTTCTCCACATGGATATTCCCATTATTGGAATGAGCGCAAACCCAAAATCATTGTTGGCTAAATATTCTACGGCTCATATCAAGGTATGGGTCGAGAAAGAGGCGTGTCCTCTCAATCTTGCTCCAACCAGTTCCACGACTGCCGCCCTCGTTATGGGCGATGCACTGGCCATAGCCTTAATGCAAGTGAGGAACTTTAAACCACGCGACTTCGCACAGTTCCACCCCGGTGGCGAACTGGGCAAACGACTCCTGACTACTGCTCAAGACGTTATGCGCTCGGAAGAATTGCCTATCGTGCCGAAGGAAATGCACTTGGGACAGGCTATTATTCTCGTGAGTAAAGGCAAACTGGGGCTTGGCGTCTCGATAGAAAACGACCAAGTAATAGGATTGATTACTGATGGAGACATCCGTAGGGCGATGGAGAAGTGGCAGGCAGAGTTTTTCGACCATACCGTCAGCGATATTATGACCCGAAATCCTAAGATGGTGCTCCCTTCAACAAAGATTGCCGACATTCAGAAAATAATGCAGGACAACAAGGTGCATACGGTACTTGTTTGTGATGAAAACAAGAAACTTCTTGGAGTGGTCGATCATTACAGTTGTATGTTCTAA
- the kdsA gene encoding 3-deoxy-8-phosphooctulonate synthase — protein MNNNNIFIAGPCVIESQELLDTVAEELVRLNRKYGIDIIFKASFDKANRTSLRSFRGPGLDKGLAMLDSIKQKYGLRILTDIHESNQAGPVGEVIDVIQIPAFLCRQTDLLVAAAQTEKIVNIKKAQFLSGRDMKYPVEKCMESGAKEVWLTERGNSFGYNNLVVDFRNIPDMMEIVPNVIMDCTHSVQRPSAGDGKTVGDRKFVPSMALAAKAFGANGYFFEVHPTPDEGKSDAANMMELSNLDDLIGKLL, from the coding sequence ATGAACAACAACAATATTTTCATAGCAGGTCCTTGCGTTATTGAAAGCCAAGAGCTATTGGATACTGTGGCTGAAGAACTCGTTCGTCTTAACAGGAAATATGGTATTGACATCATCTTCAAAGCCAGTTTCGACAAGGCAAACAGAACCAGTCTGCGCTCATTCCGTGGTCCGGGGTTGGATAAAGGATTGGCAATGTTAGATTCCATAAAGCAGAAGTATGGATTAAGAATACTTACCGATATTCACGAAAGCAACCAAGCCGGCCCTGTTGGAGAAGTGATAGATGTTATTCAGATTCCGGCATTTCTTTGCCGACAGACCGACCTTCTGGTGGCAGCTGCACAAACCGAAAAGATAGTAAACATTAAGAAAGCACAGTTTCTGAGCGGCAGAGATATGAAATATCCTGTTGAAAAATGTATGGAAAGTGGTGCCAAGGAAGTTTGGCTGACAGAACGCGGCAACAGTTTCGGCTACAATAATCTCGTTGTTGATTTCCGGAACATTCCTGATATGATGGAAATTGTTCCCAATGTGATAATGGACTGCACCCACAGCGTGCAACGGCCAAGCGCAGGCGACGGAAAGACAGTTGGCGACAGAAAGTTCGTTCCATCAATGGCATTGGCTGCCAAGGCCTTCGGTGCCAATGGATATTTCTTTGAAGTACACCCTACCCCAGACGAAGGCAAGAGCGATGCTGCCAATATGATGGAACTCTCTAACCTTGATGACTTAATAGGAAAACTTCTATGA
- a CDS encoding outer membrane beta-barrel protein encodes MKKILMTFAVALIAVAANAQVYVGGSLGIASSKINGGDNVTTYKVLPEIGYGINKNWAIGTTIGFGKGTPVEIEGESRNYFAIAPYARYTFVHSKYVNVFVDGGFEYAHYNGKTNRGISTNAWSVGLKPGVAVNLNSKVSFVAHVGFAGWKSVKDDYKGAKSSDAWGVDVDGNNITFGVYYNF; translated from the coding sequence ATGAAAAAGATTTTAATGACTTTTGCAGTTGCTCTCATTGCAGTAGCTGCTAACGCACAGGTTTATGTTGGTGGTAGTTTAGGTATTGCCTCATCTAAGATCAATGGTGGAGATAACGTAACTACTTACAAGGTTCTCCCGGAAATCGGTTACGGTATTAACAAGAACTGGGCTATCGGTACAACCATCGGTTTCGGTAAGGGTACTCCTGTTGAAATCGAAGGCGAGAGCCGTAACTACTTTGCAATAGCTCCTTATGCTCGCTACACATTCGTTCACAGCAAGTATGTAAACGTGTTTGTTGATGGTGGTTTCGAGTATGCTCACTACAACGGCAAGACAAACCGCGGCATATCTACAAATGCTTGGTCAGTAGGTTTGAAGCCGGGTGTGGCAGTTAATCTCAATAGCAAGGTTAGTTTCGTTGCACACGTTGGTTTCGCTGGTTGGAAATCAGTTAAGGATGATTACAAGGGTGCCAAGAGCAGCGACGCTTGGGGCGTAGATGTTGATGGTAATAACATTACATTCGGTGTTTACTACAACTTCTAA
- a CDS encoding mechanosensitive ion channel family protein: MNRRLYIIFFLLSLVFLPSKAVLQEDSLQNSLSVLRHELITKHYDQTERLNQSKSISKSVMTQLKEIGEKSAQVSLMLYSQNSDNIFDVTYACQEATNLWNDFQTKTRPFHDMINESNLEIARYDSLINVLSTMFLLNASEKTKIDRNVCLTLAVSIRRMLKENNDSYQEYTQYYHYSQKQIEALDAYAKKRYQEFQSSIFAIRGDNYFKFLQNFQLKGQQVGSTINEKYLPKKVVKSQWDVMWLITLFSMILIYGLIAVAINYLSIRYLVTKLFNTERFAQRSEGFKARRTCITIAASIATFGVILIIIRFLSLSNFVNMACGLLLEFTWLLTVIFTSLLLRVDGAQIRNTYRLYYTLIMVGFIVITFRIVLIPGSIVNLIFPIVLLIGSIWQLKMIFKYRNDVPKSDLYLAYFTQAVFVFSLVCSWIGYIFLSVQIIIWWMMQLTCILTITCVYNYLTAYKEKHGMTHKPVSKSWFFRFVYFVIIPVAFVISFILAVYWAADVFNLSDLTWQIVRTDFIDTPNFKISIYTIALTIILWYVFNYINHTMKGAVKLYLESKDQSTAISKSVMIINVIQVVVWGTWLLTALSLFKVNNTWLVVVSGGLSTGIGFAMKDILENIYYGISLMAGRIKIGDYIICDDVRGKVSSINYTSTILEATDGSVIAFQNSQLFTKNYKNLTKNHGYELDVLEVGIAYGSNVAEVKKMLVDAISKLDFIYKEKPVKVFLKGFDESCITLKILVWINVLTQYGDDGAIMECIYQTLNDNGIEIPFPQREITIKHINDGNEDKVLTEI; encoded by the coding sequence ATGAACAGACGATTATATATCATCTTCTTTCTTTTGTCATTAGTATTTCTGCCTTCAAAGGCCGTACTTCAGGAGGATTCGTTACAGAACTCGCTCTCTGTACTGCGCCACGAACTCATAACGAAGCATTATGACCAGACGGAACGTCTAAACCAATCGAAGTCCATAAGCAAGAGTGTGATGACACAACTGAAAGAGATTGGCGAGAAGTCTGCCCAAGTATCGCTGATGCTGTACTCACAAAACAGTGATAACATTTTCGATGTAACATACGCGTGTCAGGAAGCCACCAATTTGTGGAATGACTTCCAGACAAAGACGCGCCCATTCCACGATATGATCAATGAAAGCAATCTGGAAATAGCCCGTTACGATTCGCTGATTAATGTTCTCAGCACGATGTTTCTGCTCAATGCTTCGGAAAAAACGAAAATCGACCGTAACGTCTGCCTCACCTTGGCGGTAAGCATACGAAGGATGTTGAAGGAAAACAATGATTCCTATCAGGAATATACACAATATTATCATTACAGTCAGAAACAGATAGAAGCCCTCGACGCCTACGCAAAGAAAAGATATCAGGAATTTCAGTCGAGCATCTTCGCAATTCGTGGCGACAATTACTTCAAGTTCTTGCAGAATTTCCAACTCAAGGGACAGCAAGTGGGCAGCACGATAAACGAGAAATATCTCCCGAAGAAGGTTGTAAAGTCGCAATGGGACGTAATGTGGCTCATCACGCTCTTCTCGATGATTCTCATTTATGGGCTCATCGCCGTGGCGATAAATTATCTGAGCATCCGATATCTCGTTACGAAACTATTCAATACAGAGCGATTCGCACAGCGAAGCGAAGGCTTCAAAGCCCGACGGACCTGTATTACCATTGCCGCTTCAATAGCAACTTTCGGCGTTATCCTGATTATCATCAGATTCCTTTCCCTGTCCAACTTCGTGAATATGGCGTGTGGCTTATTGTTGGAATTTACTTGGCTGCTGACGGTAATCTTCACATCGCTCCTGCTCCGTGTCGATGGCGCACAGATACGCAATACCTACCGACTCTATTACACACTCATTATGGTAGGTTTCATTGTCATAACCTTCCGTATCGTACTGATTCCGGGCAGCATTGTCAATCTCATCTTCCCTATCGTACTGCTGATAGGCAGCATTTGGCAGTTGAAAATGATTTTCAAGTACAGGAATGACGTACCTAAGAGCGACCTCTATCTTGCTTATTTCACACAGGCTGTATTCGTATTCTCACTCGTATGCTCGTGGATAGGCTATATTTTCCTATCCGTCCAAATTATTATCTGGTGGATGATGCAGCTTACCTGTATCCTTACCATTACCTGCGTGTACAACTATCTTACTGCCTATAAGGAGAAACACGGTATGACACATAAACCGGTATCGAAATCTTGGTTTTTCAGATTCGTATATTTTGTTATCATTCCTGTTGCATTTGTCATTTCCTTCATCCTCGCTGTCTACTGGGCAGCCGATGTTTTCAACCTGAGCGACCTTACTTGGCAGATAGTGCGCACCGATTTCATCGACACACCAAACTTCAAGATAAGCATCTATACCATTGCACTGACCATCATTCTTTGGTATGTATTCAATTATATCAACCATACTATGAAGGGAGCCGTCAAACTTTATCTGGAATCGAAAGACCAAAGCACGGCAATATCTAAAAGTGTGATGATTATCAACGTAATACAAGTAGTTGTATGGGGTACTTGGCTGCTTACGGCGTTGAGTCTTTTCAAGGTAAACAACACTTGGCTCGTAGTTGTTTCCGGCGGTCTCAGTACCGGTATCGGGTTTGCAATGAAAGACATTCTCGAGAACATCTATTACGGTATTTCGCTGATGGCCGGGAGAATAAAGATAGGAGACTATATCATTTGCGACGATGTGCGAGGCAAAGTCAGCTCCATCAATTACACCTCCACCATTCTGGAGGCGACAGATGGCTCCGTGATTGCTTTTCAGAACTCCCAGCTCTTCACAAAGAATTACAAAAACCTCACGAAAAACCACGGCTACGAACTTGATGTACTCGAAGTTGGAATTGCCTATGGGTCTAATGTAGCCGAAGTGAAGAAAATGCTGGTGGATGCCATATCCAAACTCGACTTCATCTATAAGGAAAAGCCTGTAAAAGTATTCCTGAAGGGATTCGACGAAAGCTGCATCACGCTCAAAATCCTTGTCTGGATCAATGTATTGACACAATATGGCGACGACGGTGCCATTATGGAATGTATCTATCAGACGCTCAACGACAACGGCATTGAAATACCATTCCCACAGCGTGAGATTACTATTAAGCACATAAATGACGGAAATGAAGACAAGGTATTGACGGAAATATAA
- a CDS encoding ATPase, whose translation MILIADSGSTKTDWILSQDSEVSEGKDRFYQFKTQGINPFHQTEEQIQNILMNELMPELRFIFNSLDLPSDSSSMTETIEFLAFYGAGCNDATVSKMQKIFVRLLPKTKLEVAGDLLGAARALLEDEAGVATILGTGSNSCFYDGRTIVSNVPPLGYILGDEGSGASLGKLFMNGIFKGSLSKEIREEYLESQRLTYNDVIERVYRQPLANRFLASSAKFILQHIDEPGMKELVMLNFDNFFKYNISHYDGLGKRAISSVGSIAFYFKDYFVEVANANNYKVDKIFCSPIERMLDYHKKARR comes from the coding sequence ATGATTCTCATTGCAGATAGTGGAAGTACGAAGACCGACTGGATTTTGTCTCAGGACTCAGAGGTTTCAGAAGGAAAAGACAGGTTTTATCAGTTTAAGACACAGGGTATAAATCCTTTCCATCAGACGGAAGAGCAGATTCAGAATATTCTGATGAACGAGCTGATGCCAGAATTAAGATTTATCTTTAATTCGCTGGATTTGCCTTCAGACAGTTCCTCGATGACGGAAACTATCGAGTTTCTGGCATTTTATGGGGCAGGCTGCAATGATGCAACTGTGTCGAAAATGCAGAAAATATTTGTCAGACTGTTGCCGAAAACAAAGTTGGAAGTTGCAGGAGATTTATTGGGTGCGGCACGTGCGTTGCTTGAAGACGAAGCAGGTGTTGCAACGATTCTCGGCACAGGCTCGAACAGTTGTTTCTATGATGGGAGAACCATCGTGAGCAACGTGCCTCCGCTCGGATATATTCTTGGAGACGAGGGGAGTGGGGCGTCGCTCGGAAAACTGTTTATGAATGGTATTTTCAAGGGCAGTCTTTCAAAAGAAATCCGTGAGGAATATTTGGAAAGTCAGCGTCTGACCTACAATGATGTCATAGAGAGGGTGTATCGCCAGCCATTGGCAAACCGTTTTCTTGCCTCTTCTGCAAAATTCATTTTACAGCATATTGACGAACCCGGAATGAAGGAGTTGGTAATGTTGAATTTCGACAACTTTTTCAAGTATAATATTTCCCATTATGATGGTTTGGGCAAACGAGCGATTTCATCGGTTGGAAGTATTGCATTCTATTTTAAGGACTATTTTGTTGAAGTGGCGAACGCAAATAACTATAAAGTTGATAAGATATTCTGTTCGCCTATTGAAAGAATGTTGGATTATCATAAGAAAGCAAGACGATAG
- a CDS encoding SDR family oxidoreductase has product MKRCIILGASSGIGREVALLLLKEGWKIGIGARRTDKLNEIKELAPNNVFVQEIDVNANDAIQNLDNLIRQMGGMDLFFYSVGIGWQNPNLEEEKELKTIQTNAMAFTRIIGHAFRYFEARKQGHIACVSSIAGTKGLGPAPAYSATKALQNTYFQALEQMARKKKLNIILTDIKPGFVDTELLNGTRFPMLMKSSAVADKIVNALKAQRHTIIIDWRWRIITSFWKLIPNYLWRKLPL; this is encoded by the coding sequence ATGAAACGATGTATTATTCTCGGGGCTTCATCAGGAATCGGAAGAGAAGTCGCCCTCCTTCTTCTCAAGGAAGGATGGAAAATCGGCATTGGCGCAAGACGAACAGACAAGCTAAATGAGATAAAAGAACTTGCGCCAAATAACGTCTTCGTACAAGAAATAGATGTTAATGCAAACGATGCTATCCAAAATCTTGATAATTTAATACGCCAAATGGGCGGAATGGATTTATTTTTCTATTCAGTGGGAATCGGTTGGCAAAATCCAAATCTCGAGGAAGAGAAAGAATTGAAAACGATACAGACAAACGCAATGGCGTTCACTCGGATAATCGGGCACGCATTCCGATATTTTGAAGCACGGAAACAAGGGCATATTGCTTGCGTCTCTTCGATTGCAGGAACGAAAGGGCTCGGCCCTGCCCCGGCCTATTCCGCAACAAAAGCATTACAAAACACTTACTTTCAGGCATTGGAACAGATGGCGAGAAAGAAAAAACTGAATATTATCCTTACCGACATAAAACCCGGATTCGTTGATACCGAATTGCTCAACGGAACCCGTTTTCCAATGCTGATGAAGTCGTCGGCAGTTGCTGACAAGATAGTAAACGCCTTGAAAGCTCAAAGGCACACCATCATCATCGACTGGAGGTGGCGCATCATCACATCATTTTGGAAACTCATACCAAATTATCTCTGGAGAAAACTACCTCTGTGA
- a CDS encoding NADH-quinone oxidoreductase subunit A: MYYTLLITVFITAAFLVVAAYVVAKLIGPRSYNPVKGEPYECGIPTYGQSWLPVHVGYYLFAILFLMFDVETVFLYPWAVAVKAMGPMALATIGFFMLVLVFGLAYAWRKGALEWK, translated from the coding sequence ATGTATTACACACTTTTAATCACCGTTTTTATAACGGCTGCCTTCTTGGTCGTGGCTGCTTATGTCGTGGCAAAGTTGATTGGTCCCCGTTCATATAATCCGGTTAAGGGTGAGCCATACGAATGTGGTATTCCGACTTACGGGCAGTCTTGGCTTCCTGTACACGTTGGTTACTATCTGTTCGCCATCCTTTTCCTGATGTTCGACGTGGAAACAGTCTTCCTTTACCCTTGGGCAGTTGCTGTAAAAGCAATGGGTCCGATGGCACTTGCCACGATTGGATTCTTTATGTTGGTATTGGTTTTTGGCCTTGCTTACGCTTGGCGGAAAGGAGCGCTTGAATGGAAATGA
- a CDS encoding NADH-quinone oxidoreductase subunit B produces MEMRKPKIKAMPYDEWKDNDTLEKMANDLNDGGTNLVLGNLDQLINWGRSNSLWSLTFATSCCGIEFMAVGCARYDFSRFGFEVTRNSPRQADLIMCAGTITNKMAPALKRLYDQMAEPKYVIAVGGCAISGGPFKDSYHVMRGIDEIIPVDVYIPGCPPRPEAIMYGMMQLQRKVKIEKFFGGANKKQNEEERLLGKSNSAIIFEEKLGISAEEIKNKREAEYAASKKPAEKPARPARPAAAVASKAEAAAAETPKDDAVKVAEVSKKADTIIVDKPVTKEDVEKLGKELDQLSAETANNPAETDNTTN; encoded by the coding sequence ATGGAAATGAGAAAGCCGAAGATTAAGGCTATGCCTTATGACGAGTGGAAAGACAACGATACGCTCGAGAAAATGGCTAATGACCTTAACGATGGGGGTACAAACCTTGTTTTGGGAAATTTGGACCAACTGATAAACTGGGGACGCAGCAATTCTCTATGGTCGCTTACCTTTGCAACTTCCTGCTGTGGTATTGAGTTTATGGCTGTGGGTTGTGCGCGTTACGACTTCTCCCGTTTCGGATTTGAGGTTACTCGTAACTCTCCACGTCAGGCAGACCTTATTATGTGTGCCGGTACCATTACCAACAAGATGGCTCCTGCGTTGAAGCGTTTGTATGACCAGATGGCTGAACCTAAGTATGTGATCGCTGTTGGTGGCTGCGCTATCTCTGGTGGTCCTTTCAAGGACAGTTACCACGTTATGCGTGGTATCGACGAGATTATCCCCGTGGATGTTTATATCCCGGGATGTCCTCCGCGTCCTGAAGCAATTATGTATGGAATGATGCAGTTGCAGCGTAAGGTAAAAATCGAGAAATTCTTTGGTGGTGCCAACAAGAAGCAAAATGAAGAGGAAAGATTGCTCGGCAAGAGTAATTCTGCTATCATCTTTGAAGAAAAGCTCGGCATCAGTGCAGAAGAAATCAAGAACAAGCGCGAAGCTGAGTACGCGGCATCGAAGAAACCTGCCGAAAAGCCTGCAAGACCTGCTCGTCCGGCTGCAGCCGTTGCATCAAAAGCAGAGGCTGCCGCGGCTGAAACGCCAAAGGACGATGCCGTAAAGGTGGCAGAAGTGTCAAAGAAGGCTGATACTATCATAGTAGACAAGCCTGTTACAAAAGAAGATGTAGAAAAATTAGGTAAGGAATTGGATCAGTTGAGTGCAGAAACTGCAAACAACCCTGCCGAAACCGACAACACTACTAATTAA